Proteins encoded in a region of the Halorubrum hochsteinianum genome:
- a CDS encoding metal ABC transporter substrate-binding protein yields MDDTTQSKSKHSLSRRKALAGGAGLLATGLAGCTSMGGGNGEGANGDGPTLTVASFFSFYDFARNIVDGTPLQVENLVPTGLHGHGWQPSAEITQRIIESDAFLHVGPGFQPWADRAIQTLEDDNIDVHLINAREGVDLLPLAETLDPEEEGVGEGQGLDPHFWLDPQRAKISVDNIAEGMAEIAPDHESALMDNAETYKADVLEQVRQDFQAMFEESDRDVVQLAAHNAFQYWADAYGTEMRPLVTNLAASGNVAPEDITEAQQVIKENDISYIANGVFEARRPAVQLIEETQAEAYFPVTPYAGVREDWVENNWGYKEVAYQINKPTLEICLGNKTPEEAGPDGWTDQWMNFE; encoded by the coding sequence ATGGACGACACGACGCAGTCGAAATCGAAGCACAGTCTCTCGCGCAGAAAAGCCCTCGCTGGCGGTGCGGGGCTCCTCGCCACCGGTCTCGCTGGATGTACGAGCATGGGCGGTGGCAACGGCGAGGGGGCGAACGGGGACGGTCCCACGCTCACCGTCGCGTCCTTCTTCAGTTTCTACGACTTCGCACGGAATATCGTCGACGGGACGCCACTACAGGTCGAGAACCTCGTGCCGACGGGACTCCACGGCCACGGCTGGCAGCCGAGTGCCGAAATTACCCAGCGCATCATCGAGTCGGACGCGTTCCTCCACGTCGGTCCGGGCTTCCAGCCGTGGGCAGACCGCGCGATTCAGACGCTCGAAGACGACAACATCGACGTGCATCTCATCAACGCCCGCGAAGGCGTCGACCTGCTCCCACTCGCGGAGACGCTCGACCCCGAAGAGGAGGGTGTCGGCGAAGGGCAGGGGCTCGACCCCCACTTTTGGCTCGACCCACAGCGGGCGAAGATATCGGTCGACAACATCGCCGAAGGGATGGCCGAAATCGCCCCGGACCACGAAAGCGCGCTCATGGACAACGCCGAGACGTACAAGGCAGACGTTCTCGAACAGGTCAGACAGGATTTCCAGGCCATGTTCGAGGAGTCCGACCGTGACGTGGTGCAACTGGCCGCGCACAACGCCTTCCAGTACTGGGCCGACGCGTACGGTACCGAAATGCGCCCACTCGTGACGAACCTCGCCGCCAGCGGCAACGTCGCCCCCGAAGACATCACCGAAGCCCAGCAGGTCATCAAGGAGAACGACATCAGCTACATCGCCAACGGCGTCTTCGAAGCCCGTCGCCCGGCGGTCCAACTCATCGAGGAGACTCAGGCAGAGGCGTACTTCCCGGTGACGCCCTACGCGGGCGTCCGCGAGGACTGGGTCGAGAACAACTGGGGATACAAGGAGGTCGCCTACCAGATCAACAAACCCACTCTCGAAATCTGTCTCGGTAACAAGACCCCCGAGGAAGCTGGCCCCGACGGCTGGACAGACCAGTGGATGAACTTCGAGTGA